Proteins from a genomic interval of Callospermophilus lateralis isolate mCalLat2 chromosome 1, mCalLat2.hap1, whole genome shotgun sequence:
- the Gdf15 gene encoding growth/differentiation factor 15, whose product MLLLLLLLLVISWPPSGDAVSLAEQRRPGLPGPSDTHPEAEPDRWSRELRLRYEDLRARLRGQQSPRDAAPGPAPAVRILSPELRLGSDGHVHLRLSRASLTEGLPEAYRVHRALLRLSPTQTKSWDVTRPLKHQLSLRGSRAPTLHLRLSPPADLPLALSPSAGPQLELHLRARAARGPRRARARDSDGCPLGPGRCCRLQTVRATLEDLGWTDWVLSPRELQVSVCVGECPSHYQAANTHAQIKARLHGLRPDAVPAPCCVPSSYDLVVLMHQTDRGVSLRTYDDLQAKACHCA is encoded by the exons atgctgctgctgctgctgctgctcctggTGATCTCGTGGCCGCCGTCGGGCGACGCCGTGTCCCTGGCCGAGCAGCGCCGACCCGGCCTCCCGGGGCCATCGGACACCCACCCCGAGGCCGAGCCCGATCGCTGGTCCCGGGAGTTGAGGCTGCGCTACGAGGACCTGCGGGCCAGGCTCCGGGGACAGCAGAGCCCGCGCGACGCCGCGCCCGGCCCCGCCCCCGCCGTGCGAATCCTCAGCCCAGAAC TGCGACTCGGCTCCGACGGCCACGTGCACCTGCGCCTCTCCCGGGCCTCGCTGACAGAGGGTCTCCCGGAGGCCTACCGCGTGCACCGGGCCCTGCTCCGGCTGTCCCCGACACAGACGAAGTCGTGGGACGTGACGCGGCCGCTGAAGCATCAGCTCAGCCTCAGAGGATCCCGGGCACCCACGCTACATTTGCGACTGTCGCCGCCTGCGGACCTGCCACTGGCACTGTCGCCCTCCGCCGGGCCTCAGCTGGAACTGCACTTGCGGGCACGAGCCGCCAGGGGGCCCCGCCGCGCGCGTGCACGCGACTCGGACGGCTGCCCGCTCGGGCCGGGGCGTTGCTGTCGCCTGCAGACAGTCCGAGCGACGCTGGAGGACTTGGGCTGGACTGATTGGGTGCTGTCGCCGCGCGAGCTGCAGGTGAGCGTGTGCGTCGGCGAGTGCCCCAGCCACTACCAGGCGGCCAACACGCATGCGCAGATCAAAGCGCGTCTGCACGGCCTGAGGCCGGACGCGGTGCCCGCCCCGTGCTGTGTGCCCTCCAGCTACGACCTCGTGGTCCTCATGCACCAGACCGACCGCGGCGTCTCGCTCAGGACCTACGACGACCTCCAGGCCAAAGCCTGCCACTGCGCATGA
- the Lrrc25 gene encoding leucine-rich repeat-containing protein 25, producing MGGALASVLPVRLLLLLLLLLLLQNPGSQGWSCSLFSGPVPVDWTREFEGTCLNFSGLLRSGPSNQSLPSLPWNQSLRASHLQILDLSANDLRELPPLFFAHLDKLQLLDVTGNQLSRVDGALALRCGLELRADCSCAMLPWHQVWQSNCSGQQAPQCLLRATGAWQNLSAFLEPNCAPGLSPVTIGAIAAGGVLFLGLAVAGPLLVWRLRGSREARSLGPGKAWGAQDGSRPSSGSQPRYSSRSLGTKPPGATLHRISVPDYENIFLDQPGDKHQWAGHGAQAAEEGDFYVNFEGGPGDSHPVYCNLLSLRRATGAGEERATPRR from the exons ATGGGGGGCGCCCTGGCGTCGGTGCTGCCGGtgcggttgctgctgctgctgctgctgctgctgctgctgcagaaccCAGGAAGCCAGGGATGGTCGTGCAGCCTGTTCTCAGGGCCAGTGCCCGTGGACTGGACTAGGGAGTTTGAGGGCACCTGCCTGAATTTCAGTGGCCTGCTCCGGAGCGGGCCCTCAAACCAGTCTCTCCCGAGCCTGCCCTGGAACCAGTCTCTCCGCGCCAGCCACCTGCAGATCCTGGACTTGTCCGCCAATGACCTGCGGGAGCTCCCGCCGCTCTTCTTTGCTCACCTTGACAAGCTGCAGCTCCTGGATGTGACAGGCAACCAGCTGAGCAGGGTGGACGGGGCGCTGGCCCTGCGctgtggccttgagctgagggcaGACTGCAGCTGTGCCATGCTGCCCTGGCACCAGGTCTGGCAGAGCAACTGCTCTGGACAGCAAGCTCCGCAGTGCCTGCTCAGGGCCACTGGGGCCTGGCAGAACCTCTCAGCCTTCCTGGAACCCAACTGTGCCCCTGGCCTGTCCCCAGTGACTATTGGGGCCATTGCAGCTGGTGGGGTCCTGTTTCTTGGACTTGCAGTCGCTGGTCCACTGCTGGTCTGGAGACTCCGGGGGAGCCGAGAGGCCAGGAGCCTGGGCCCCGGCAAAGCCTGGGGTGCTCAGGATGGCTCCAGACCCAGCTCGGGCTCACAGCCACGGTACAGCAGCCGCAGCCTCGGCAccaagcccccaggggccaccctGCACCGCATCTCTGTGCCTGACTATGAGAACATATTCCTGGACCAGCCAGGggacaagcaccaatgggctggaCATGG GGCTCAGGCTGCAGAGGAAGGCGACTTCTATGTAAACTTCGAGGGCGGCCCCGGCGACTCGCATCCCGTCTACTGCAACCTGCTGTCCCTGCGCCGCGCCACGGGGGCCGGGGAGGAGCGCGCGACCCCCAGGCGCTGA